One genomic segment of Mus pahari chromosome 4, PAHARI_EIJ_v1.1, whole genome shotgun sequence includes these proteins:
- the Nes gene encoding nestin: protein MEGCAGEESFQMWELNRRLEAYLTRVKTLEEQNQLLSAELGGLRAQSGDVSWRARADDELAALRVLVDQRWREKHEAEVQRDNLAEELESVAGRCQQVRLARERTIEEVSCSRRALEAEKNARGWLSTQAAELERELEALRAAHEEERAHLNAQAACAPRRPPALAHASPVRAPEVEELARRLGEVWRGAVRDYQERVAHMESSLGQARERLGQAVRGARESRLEVQQLQADRDSLQERREALEQRLEGRWQDRLQATEKFQLAVEALEQEKQGLQSQIAQILEGGQQLAHLKMSLSLEVATYRTLLEAENTRLQTPGRSSQASLGFPDPRLKLHFLGIPEDQHLGSVLHVLSPTSFPSPLPNTLETPVTAFLKTQEFLKARTPTLASTPIPPMSEAPRPTNAEVRAQDVPHSLLQIQGGRQQAPESLWAEATVPSSTGVLPELEEPGGKQLDHFPDGPTSLAPPLNPHHSILEAKDRESSESRVSSIFQEEEGQIWELVKKEAAIEVKVENILAQEIQESGLDTEEIQDSQGPLQKETLEALGEEPLMSLKIQSHETPGKENCNSSIEENPGTLKSPEKEKQTPLKSLEEKNVEAEKTLENGILELSKPLGKEEPRMEDQELVSPEHTLETVSFLGKENQEIVRSSEELNLESLITFKEESQYPLGCPEAEDQMLERLVEKEDQSFPRSPEEDQQAFRPLEKENQESLRFEEAEDQMLERLVEKESQVSLKSPEEEDQRIGKPLERENQESLRSLDENQETIVPLESRNQRPLRSLEVEEEEQRIVKPLEKVSQDSLESLEKENAQPLRYLEEDDHDLMIKSLLEDKTHETLGSLEDRNGENFIPPESETQGSLRPPEEEDQRIVNHLEKESQEFLRSSETQEEEEEEEQVMERSLEGENYDPLSSVVKEEQMAESQLEEESQNSVKSLEDENQETFWSLEKENLESLRSLAGQDQEEQKLEQETQQPLKAVEDEQRAVSPPEKVDPELSKPLRNDQEVIRSLDKESQESLVSLNEGGMETVKSSETENIELLETVGECLGRRKSVDTQEPLWSTEVTSQTVDPLEDETQEPLGYVDENQEMLTPLERESQELGSLGKWNPETVESPGGLEDSQQCLEVEEGPEWEQHQESLRSLGEGERELPGSGNRQRWEDVVEDGEVGQEASLGTTGVETEDKAELHLRGQGGEEEELQQDVVGEPKEQRVPAEPLDDLEGQPEQTGALEIPVAQEMPEVTEQDEDRAQAGEQDSVEVTFGLEAARAGLELEQEVVGLEDPRHLAREEAIHPFPGEESVKAKIAQSLEEPGKEPKEAGALDSGIPELPKTSSEALECKGCEESGEGWGEEEASLETSDHEGSHAPQPRPPETEEDEGVQAALTVPGPIPILTDAHELQPQVEGIQEAGWQPEAGTETLGRVDEPEFGRGETPEGLQDWEEEREDSEADKLGETLPDSTPLGLYLKSPASPKWELAGEQRLSPQGEARKEGWGPAVLAAQGLSDPPDEEQQGHDPDLSSEEFEDLGTEASLLSGVPKEVADHLGQAPPVLQPACWDQGGESDGFADEEESGEEGEEEDADEEEGAEAGAQWWGPGPSGGGVRVQDITQRGDLEHESVGDSGLWDDGLRGAAAGVPITALETVSQDSAEPSGPEGSESASSEGEEDQATDHLDAPQEVTSVVPGAGDTFDISGQGPNLVSEQVNGRMENGLEQAEGQVVLDGDEDQGLPLQGQGTLKAPLVGSPVHLGPSQSLKFTLSGVDGDSWSSGED from the exons ATGGAGGGTTGCGCCGGGGAAGAATCTTTTCAGATGTGGGAGCTCAATCGACGCCTGGAGGCCTACCTGACCCGGGTCAAGACGCTGGAGGAGCAGAACCAGCTGCTCAGCGCCGAGCTTGGGGGACTCCGGGCGCAGTCGGGGGACGTCTCCTGGCGAGCCCGAGCCGACGACGAGCTGGCAGCCCTGCGGGTCCTCGTCGATCAGCGCTGGCGGGAGAAGCACGAGGCTGAGGTGCAGCGCGACAACCTTGCGGAAGAGCTGGAGAGCGTGGCGGGCCGGTGCCAGCAGGTGCGGCTCGCCCGGGAGCGGACCATCGAGGAGGTCTCCTGCAGTCGGCGAGCGCTCGAGGCGGAGAAGAATGCGCGGGGCTGGCTGAGCACCCAGGCGGCCGAGCTGGAGCGGGAGTTAGAGGCTCTACGAGCTGCGCACGAGGAAGAGCGCGCGCACTTGAACGCCCAGGCCGCCTGTGCGCCGCGCCGGCCCCCCGCGCTGGCCCACGCATCCCCCGTCCGGGCCCCCGAAGTCGAGGAGCTGGCCAGGCGCCTAGGCGAAGTGTGGCGCGGGGCGGTGCGTGATTACCAGGAGCGCGTGGCTCACATGGAGAGCTCGCTGGGCCAGGCCCGCGAACGGCTGGGCCAAGCCGTGAGGGGCGCTCGGGAGAGTCGCTTAGAGGTGCAGCAGCTGCAGGCTGATCGCGACAGCCTCCAGGAGCGCAGAGAGGCGCTGGAACAGAGATTGGAAGGCCGCTGGCAGGACCGGCTGCAGGCCACTGAAAAGTTCCAG CTGGCCGTGGAAGCCCTGGAGCAGGAGAAGCAGGGTCTACAGAGCCAGATAGCTCAGATCCTGGAAGGTGGGCAGCAACTGGCACACCTCAAGATGTCCCTTAGTCTGGAAGTGGCTACATACAG gACTCTGCTGGAGGCGGAGAACACTCGGTTGCAGACACCTGGACGAAGTTCCCAGGCTTCTCTTGGCTTTCCCG ACCCCAGACTGAAGCTGCATTTCCTTGGGATACCAGAGGACCAGCACCTGGGATCTGTGCTCCATGTCCTCAGCCCGAcgtccttcccttcccccctgccTAATACCCTTGAGACTCCTGTGACAGCCTTTCTGAAGACACAGGAATTCCTTAAGGCCAGAACCCCCACCTTGGCCAGCACTCCCATCCCACCCATGTCCGAAGCTCCCCGTCCTACAAATGCAGAGGTCAGAGCCCAGGATGTCCCTCATTCCCTGCTCCAGATACAGGGTGGGAGGCAACAGGCTCCAGAGTCTCTTTGGGCTGAGGCCACAGTGCCCAGTTCTACTGGTGTACTCCCAGAGCTGGAGGAGCCTGGGGGCAAGCAGCTGGACCACTTCCCTGATGGTCCAACCTCCTTAGCTCCACCCCTCAACCCTCACCACTCTATTTTAGAGGCTAAAGATAGAGAATCCAGTGAGTCTAGAGTTTCTAGCATATTCCAGGAAGAAGAAGGGCAAATCTGGGAACTTGTAAAGAAAGAAGCAGCCATAGAGGTAAAAGTAGAGAACATCTTAGCACAGGAAATACAAGAAAGTGGTCTGGACACAGAAGAAATTCAGGATTCCCAGGGACCTTTGCAGAAGGAAACCCTGGAGGCTCTAGGAGAGGAGCCACTGATGTCTCTGAAAATCCAGAGCCATGAGACCCCAGGAAAGGAGAATTGCAATTCATCTATAGAAGAGAACCCAGGGACACTAAAAagcccagaaaaagaaaaacaaacaccactGAAGTctttagaagaaaagaatgtagaggcagagaaaactcTAGAAAACGGGATTCTTGAACTATCTAAGCCTTTAGGAAAAGAAGAACCAAGAATGGAGGATCAAGAATTAGTGTCTCCTGAACACACACTAGAGACAGTTTCATTTCTAGGAAAGGAAAATCAAGAAATAGTGAGGTCTTCCGAAGAGCTGAACTTAGAATCATTGATAACTTTTAAAGAAGAGAGCCAATACCCACTGGGATGTCCAGAAGCCGAGGACCAGATGCTTGAGAGACTG GTAGAGAAAGAGGATCAGAGCTTCCCAAGGTCTCCAGAAGAGGACCAGCAGGCATTTAGACCTCTGGAGAAAGAGAATCAGGAGTCACTAAGGTTTGAAGAAGCAGAAGACCAGATGCTTGAGAGACTGGTAGAAAAGGAGAGTCAGGTGTCCCTGAAATCTCCAGAAGAAGAGGACCAGAGGATTGGGAAGCCTCTAGAAAGAGAGAATCAGGAATCTCTGAGGTCTCTTGATGAAAACCAGGAGACAATTGTACCACTAGAAAGCAGGAACCAGAGGCCACTGAGATCTCTagaagtagaagaggaggagcagaggatTGTGAAACCTCTAGAAAAAGTGAGCCAGGACTCCCTCGAATCTCTCGAAAAAGAGAATGCGCAGCCACTAAGGTATCTGGAAGAAGATGACCATGACCTCATGATTAAGAGCCTGCTAGAAGACAAGACTCATGAGACCCTGGGATCTCTTGAAGATAGAAATGGGGAGAACTTTATACCACCAGAAAGTGAGACCCAGGGTTCTTTGAGGCCTCCAGAGGAAGAGGACCAGAGGATTGTGAACCATCTAGAAAAGGAAAGCCAGGAGTTCCTGAGGTCTtcagaaacacaggaagaagaagaagaagaagagcaggtGATGGAGAGATCTCTAGAAGGAGAAAACTATGACCCACTGAGTTCTGTAGTGAAAGAGGAGCAAATGGCTGAGAGCCAGCTAGAGGAAGAGAGTCAGAACTCCGTGAAGTCTCTTGAAGATGAGAACCAGGAGACCTTTTGGTCTCTGGAAAAAGAGAATCTAGAGTCCCTGAGGTCTCTAGCAGGACAGGACCAAGAGGAACAGAAACTTGAACAAGAGACCCAGCAGCCACTGAAGGCTGTAGAGGATGAGCAGAGGGCAGTGAGCCCTCCAGAAAAGGTGGATCCAGAGTTATCAAAGCCTCTTAGAAATGACCAGGAAGTAATCAGATCTCTTGATAAAGAAAGTCAAGAGTCACTAGTGTCACTGAATGAAGGAGGTATGGAGACAGTAAAGTCTTCAGAAACAGAGAACATAGAATTACTGGAGACTGTGGGAGAGtgcctgggaagaaggaagtctgTAGACACTCAAGAGCCATTGTGGTCTACAGAAGTGACTAGTCAGACAGTAGACCCTCTAGAAGATGAGACCCAAGAACCACTGGGGTATGTGGATGAGAACCAAGAGATGCTGACACCCCTTGAAAGGGAGAGTCAAGAACTGGGATCTCTGGGCAAGTGGAACCCAGAGACTGTGGAATCACCAGGAGGGTTGGAGGACAGTCAGCAGTGCCTGGAAGTGGAAGAGGGTCCGGAGTGGGAGCAGCACCAAGAGTCTCTGAGGTCTCTGGGAGAGGGGGAGCGGGAGCTGCCTGGATCTGGAAATCGACAGAGGTGGGAGGATGTGGTGGAGGACGGAGAAGTGGGTCAGGAAGCATCCCTGGGGACTACAGGAGTGGAAACTGAGGATAAGGCAGAGTTACATCTGAGGGGccaaggtggggaggaggaagagctgcAGCAGGATGTTGTGGGGGAGCCCAAGGAGCAGAGGGTCCCTGCTGAGCCCCTCGATGATCTGGAGGGACAACCAGAGCAGACGGGGGCCCTAGAGATCCCAGTTGCTCAGGAAATGCCAGAGGTGACAGAGCAAGATGAGGACAGAGCCCAAGCAGGTGAACAAGACTCCGTAGAGGTGACCTTTGGGTTAGAGGCTGCCAGAGCTGGACTGGAACTCGAGCAGGAAGTGGTAGGGCTAGAGGACCCAAGGCATCTCGCCAGGGAGGAGGCCATTCACCCATTCCCTGGGGAGGAAAGTGTGAAGGCAAAGATAGCTCAGAGCTTGGAAGAGCCTGGAAAGGAACCAAAAGAGGCAGGTGCTCTGGACTCAGGCATCCCTGAGTTACCCAAGACTAGCAGTGAGGCTCTGGAATGCAAGGGCTGCGAAGAGtctggggagggctggggagaagaggaggccTCGCTGGAGACCTCAGACCACGAGGGCAGCCATGCCCCTCAGCCCAGGCCCCCCGAGACAGAGGAAGATGAGGGTGTACAGGCAGCGCTAACAGTCCCTGGTCCCATCCCGATCTTGACAGATGCCCATGAGCTGCAGCCCCAGGTTGAGGGGATTCAGGAGGCTGGGTGGCAGCCGGAAGCTGGGACTGAAACACTGGGAAGAGTAGATGAGCCGGAGTTTGGTCGTGGGGAGACCCCCGAGGGCCTCCAGGattgggaagaggagagagaagacagtgagGCCGATAAGTTAGGGGAAACCCTCCCTGACTCTACTCCCCTGGGCCTCTACCTGAAGTCTCCTGCCTCCCCAAAGTGGGAGCTGGCTGGAGAACAGAGGCTTTCCCCTCAAGGGGAGgccaggaaggaaggctggggTCCTGCTGTCCTGGCTGCCCAGGGTCTCAGTGACCCACCAGACGAAGAGCAGCAAGGCCATGACCCTGACCTCTCATCTGAGGAGTTTGAGGACCTAGGGACTGAGGCCTCTCTTCTTTCAGGGGTTCCCAAAGAGGTGGCTGATCATCTGGGCCAAGCGCCCCCAGTACTGCAGCCTGCATGCTGGGATCAGGGTGGGGAGTCTGATGGGTTTGCTGATgaggaagagagtggggaggagggagaggaagaagatgctgatgaagaagaaggagcagaagcaggGGCTCAATGGTGGGGACCAGGGCCCTCTGGTGGAGGTGTCAGGGTCCAGGATATCACCCAGAGAGGGGACCTGGAACATGAATCTGTGGGTGACAGCGGTCTCTGGGACGATGGCTTGAGAGGCGCTGCAGCCGGTGTCCCTATAACTGCCCTAGAGACGGTGTCTCAGGACAGCGCTGAGCCTTCCGGGCCAGAGGGGTCTGAGTCTGCTTCCTCGGAGGGGGAGGAAGATCAAGCGACTGACCATTTAGATGCCCCCCAAGAGGTGACTAGCGTGGTCCCAGGGGCAGGAGATACCTTTGATATCAGTGGCCAGGGCCCCAACTTGGTGTCAGAGCAAGTGAATGGGAGGATGGAGAATGGGCTAGAGCAGGCTGAGGGGCAAGTGGTTCTGGATGGGGATGAGGATCAAGGCCTCCCTTTACAGGGACAGGGTACCCTAAAGGCCCCTTTGGTAGGGTCTCCTGTGCATCTAGGCCCAAGCCAGTCGCTGAAGTTCACTCTGAGTGGGGTAGATGGAGACTCCTGGTCCTCAGGGGAAGACTAG
- the Bcan gene encoding brevican core protein, whose protein sequence is MIPMLLSLLAALVLTQAPAALADDPKEDSSEDRAFRVRIGATQLRGVLGGALAIPCHVHHLRPPHSRRAAPGFPRVKWTFLSGDREVEVLVARGLRVKVNEAYRFRVALPAYPASLTDVSLVLSELRPNDSGVYRCEVQHGIDDGSDTVEVKVKGVVFLYREGSARYAFSFAGAQEACARIGARIATPEQLYAAYLGGYEQCDAGWLSDQTVRYPIQNPREACSGDMDGYPGVRNYGVVGPDDLYDVYCYAEDLNGELFLGAPPSKLTWEEARDYCLERGAQIASTGQLYAAWNAGLDRCSPGWLADGSVRYPIITPSQRCGGGLPGVKTLFLFPNQTGFPSKQNRFNVYCFRDSAHPSAFSEASSPASDGLEAIVTVTEKLEELQLPQEAMESESRGAIYSIPITEDGGGGSSTPEDPAEAPRTPLESETQSIAPPTESSEEEGGTLEEEERFKGSQALEEEKEQEDPWVWPRELSSPLPTGSEAEHSLSQVSPPVQAVLQLGASPSPGPPRVHGPPAETLLPSREGSLTSTPGGAREVGGETGSPELSGVPRESEEAGSSSLEDGPSLLPATWAPVGPRELETPTEEKSGRTVLTGTAVQAQPVLPTDSASRGGVAVAPSSGDCIPSPCHNGGTCLEEKEGFRCLCLPGYGGDLCDVGLHFCSPGWEAFQGACYKHFSTRRSWEEAESQCRALGAHLTSICTPEEQDFVNDRYREYQWIGLNDRTIEGDFLWSDGAPLLYENWNPGQPDSYFLSGENCVVMVWHDQGQWSDVPCNYHLSYTCKMGLVSCGPPPQLPLAQIFGRPRLRYAVDTVLRYRCRDGLAQRNLPLIRCQENGLWEAPQISCVPRRPGRALRSMDAPEGPRGQLSRHRKAPLTPPSSL, encoded by the exons ATGATCCCAATGCTTCTGTCCCTGCTGGCGGCTCTGGTCCTGACCCAAGCCCCTGCAGCCCTCGCTGAtgacccaaaagaagacagctcAG AGGATCGAGCCTTCCGCGTGCGCATCGGTGCCACGCAGCTGCGGGGCGTGTTGGGCGGTGCCCTGGCCATCCCATGCCACGTCCACCACCTGCGGCCGCCGCACAGTCGCCGGGCCGCGCCGGGCTTCCCCCGGGTCAAGTGGACCTTCCTGTCCGGGGACCGGGAGGTAGAGGTGCTGGTGGCTCGTGGGCTGCGCGTCAAGGTAAACGAAGCCTACCGGTTCCGCGTGGCTCTGCCTGCCTACCCCGCATCGCTCACGGATGTGTCTCTAGTATTGAGCGAACTGCGGCCCAATGATTCCGGGGTCTATCGCTGCGAGGTCCAGCACGGTATCGACGACGGCAGCGATACTGTGGAGGTCAAGGTCAAAg GGGTCGTCTTCCTCTACAGAGAGGGCTCTGCGCGCTATGCTTTCTCCTTTGCTGGAGCCCAGGAAGCCTGCGCTCGCATAGGAGCCCGAATCGCCACCCCGGAGCAACTCTATGCAGCCTACCTAGGCGGCTATGAGCAGTGTGATGCAGGCTGGCTGTCCGACCAAACTGTGag GTACCCCATCCAGAACCCACGAGAGGCCTGCTCTGGAGACATGGATGGCTACCCTGGAGTGCGGAACTACGGAGTAGTGGGCCCTGATGATCTCTACGATGTCTATTGCTATGCCGAAGACCTAAATG GAGAACTGTTCCTAGGCGCCCCTCCCAGCAAGCTGACGTGGGAGGAGGCTCGGGACTACTGTCTGGAACGCGGTGCACAGATCGCTAGCACAGGCCAGCTGTACGCAGCCTGGAATGCTGGCCTGGAcagatgtagccctggctggctggctgatggCAGCGTGCGCTACCCCATCATCACACCCAGCCAACGCTGTGGGGGCGGCCTGCCAGGAGTCAagaccctcttcctctttcccaaccAGACTGGCTTCCCCAGCAAGCAGAACCGTTTCAATGTCTACTGCTTCCGAG ACTCTGCCCATCCCTCTGCTTTCTCTGAGGCCTCCAGCCCAGCCTCAGATGGACTTGAGGCcattgtcacagtgacagaaaagctGGAGGAACTGCAGCTGCCTCAGGAAGCTATGGAGAGTGAGTCTCGTGGGGCGATCTACTCCATCCCCATCAcagaagatgggggaggaggaagctcCACCCCAGAAGACCCAGCGGAGGCCCCCAGGACCCCTCTAG AATCGGAAACCCAATCCATTGCACCACCTACCGAGTCCTCAGAAGAGGAAGGCGGAAccctggaggaagaagaaagattcaaAGGCTCGCAGGctctggaggaagagaaagagcaggAGGACCCGTGGGTGTGGCCCAGAGAGCTCAGCAGCCCTCTCCCTACTGGCTCGGAAGCAGAGCATTCACTCTCTCAGGTGTCCCCACCAGTCCAGGCAGTTCTACAGCTCGGTGCCTCACCTTCTCCCGGGCCTCCAAGGGTCCATGGACCGCCTGCAGAGACTTTGCTCCCCTCGAGAGAGGGAAGCCTCACATCCACTCCTGGTGGGGCAAGAGAAGTAGGGGGGGAAACCGGGAGCCCTGAGCTCTCTGGGGTTCCTCGAGAGAGCGAGGAGGCAGGGAGCTCCAGCTTGGAGGATGGCCCTTCCCTACTTCCAGCTACATGGGcccctgtgggtcccagagagCTGGAGACCCCCACAGAAGAGAAGTCTGGAAGAACTGTCCTGACAGGCACCGCAGTGCAGGCCCAGCCAGTGCTGCCCACCGACAGTGCCAGCCGCGGTGGAGTGGCTGTGGCTCCCTCATCAG GTGACTGTATCCCCAGCCCCTGCCACAATGGTGGGACATGcttggaggagaaggagggttTCCGCTGCCTATGTTTGCCAGGCTATGGGGGGGACCTGTGCGATGTTG GCCTTCActtctgcagccctggctgggagGCCTTCCAGGGAGCCTGCTACAAGCACTTTTCCACACGAAGGAGTTGGGAGGAGGCGGAAAGTCAGTGCAGAGCGCTAGGTGCTCATCTGACCAGCATCTGCACCCCTGAGGAACAAGACTTTGTCAACG ATCGATATCGGGAATACCAGTGGATTGGGCTCAATGACAGGACCATCGAGGGTGACTTCTTGTGGTCAGATGGTGCCCCTCTG CTCTATGAAAACTGGAACCCCGGGCAGCCTGACAGCTACTTCCTGTCTGGGGAGAACTGTGTGGTCATGGTGTGGCATGACCAGGGACAGTGGAGTGATGTGCCCTGCAACTACCACCTATCCTACACCTGCAAGATGGGGCTTG TGTCCTGTGGGCCTCCACCACAGCTACCCCTGGCTCAAATATTTGGTCGCCCTCGGCTGCGCTACGCGGTGGACACTGTGCTTCGATATCGGTGCCGAGACGGGCTGGCTCAGCGTAACCTGCCGTTGATCCGCTGCCAGGAGAATGGGCTTTGGGAGGCCCCTCAGATTTCCTGTGTACCCCGAAGGCCT GGCCGTGCTCTGCGCTCAATGGACGCTCCAGAAGGACCACGGGGACAGCTCTCGAGGCACAGGAAGGCACCGTTGACACCTCCCTCCAGTCTCTAG